A stretch of the Rhodothermus profundi genome encodes the following:
- the rplE gene encoding 50S ribosomal protein L5, giving the protein MTYIPRLKKKYREEVVPALMKQFGYRNVMEVPRLVKICVNKGVGEAAQNKKILDDAIEEIRLITGQHPVVRRAKKSISNFKIRKGMPVGVSVTLRGDRMYEFFDRLVTLALPRMRDFRGVSDRSFDGRGNYTLGIPEQIIFPEIDVDKVERISGFDITFVTTAKTDEEAYALLKLLGMPFVRREEPQAKAA; this is encoded by the coding sequence ATGACCTACATTCCGCGACTGAAAAAAAAGTATCGGGAAGAGGTGGTACCCGCGCTCATGAAGCAATTCGGGTACCGCAATGTGATGGAGGTGCCGCGTCTGGTTAAGATCTGCGTCAACAAAGGGGTGGGCGAGGCAGCCCAGAACAAAAAGATACTGGACGACGCGATTGAGGAGATTCGGCTCATTACAGGGCAGCATCCGGTCGTGCGTCGTGCCAAGAAGAGTATTTCCAATTTCAAAATTCGCAAGGGGATGCCCGTCGGCGTGTCGGTCACGCTGCGGGGCGACCGAATGTATGAGTTCTTTGACCGCCTCGTTACCCTGGCGTTGCCTCGGATGCGTGACTTCCGAGGCGTGTCGGACCGCAGCTTCGATGGGCGCGGCAACTATACGCTAGGAATTCCAGAGCAGATTATTTTCCCTGAAATCGACGTGGACAAAGTTGAACGCATCAGTGGGTTTGACATCACATTTGTAACCACGGCGAAAACAGACGAAGAGGCCTATGCCCTGCTAAAGTTGCTGGGCATGCCGTTCGTTCGTCGAGAAGAACCACAGGCAAAAGCAGCATAA
- the rpmC gene encoding 50S ribosomal protein L29: MKPKEIRAMSLEEIAQRIRAEEEELRQLRFQHAVAQLENPMLLRNKRRLIARLKTIYNEKLREAQQAASSSE, translated from the coding sequence ATGAAGCCGAAAGAAATCCGTGCAATGAGCCTGGAAGAAATTGCTCAGCGCATCCGTGCCGAGGAGGAGGAGTTGCGTCAGTTACGTTTTCAGCATGCAGTCGCGCAGCTTGAAAATCCTATGTTGCTGCGCAACAAGCGTCGGCTTATTGCACGGCTGAAGACGATTTATAATGAGAAGCTCCGGGAAGCCCAGCAGGCGGCTTCCTCCTCCGAGTAA
- the rplN gene encoding 50S ribosomal protein L14 yields the protein MIQQESRLVVADNSGAKEVLCIRVLGGSHKRYARVGDKIVVSVKSAIPGGSVKKGDVVKAVVVRTRKEYRRPDGTYIRFDDNAAVLINNQDEPIGTRIFGPVARELRDKQFMRIVSLAPEVV from the coding sequence ATGATTCAGCAGGAGAGCAGGCTGGTGGTCGCCGACAACAGCGGAGCCAAGGAAGTGCTCTGCATCCGCGTGCTGGGCGGAAGTCACAAGCGCTACGCCCGCGTCGGCGACAAGATTGTCGTTTCGGTCAAATCGGCGATTCCTGGCGGTAGTGTGAAAAAGGGCGACGTAGTCAAGGCGGTTGTCGTCCGGACTCGAAAGGAATACCGCCGGCCTGACGGAACCTATATTCGCTTTGACGATAACGCGGCGGTGCTGATTAACAACCAGGACGAGCCTATTGGGACGCGTATTTTCGGTCCTGTGGCGCGTGAGCTGCGCGATAAACAGTTTATGCGCATTGTGTCGCTCGCGCCCGAGGTGGTCTGA
- the rpmD gene encoding 50S ribosomal protein L30 codes for MAAKKQKKLKITQVRSVIDYPERQRRTLEALGLRRIGRTVVHNDTPQIRGMIKKVEHLVRVEEIEA; via the coding sequence ATGGCAGCAAAAAAGCAGAAAAAGCTGAAGATTACGCAGGTCCGTAGCGTCATTGACTATCCAGAGCGGCAGCGCCGCACGCTGGAAGCGCTGGGCCTGCGGCGCATTGGCCGGACGGTGGTCCACAATGATACGCCCCAGATTCGGGGTATGATTAAGAAAGTGGAACACCTGGTGCGCGTTGAAGAAATTGAGGCGTAA
- the rplX gene encoding 50S ribosomal protein L24, which yields MPRKKNKQPKLHVKRGDLVRVIAGNDKGKEGRILRVFPKKQRVIVEGVNLRIRHVRPSPKYPQGGRIQQEMPIHVSNVMPLDSNGRPTRVGRKWVEDPATGRGRWVRYAKTTGEELDR from the coding sequence ATGCCGCGGAAAAAGAATAAACAGCCTAAACTCCACGTAAAACGGGGCGATCTTGTGCGCGTGATCGCCGGCAATGATAAAGGCAAAGAGGGGCGCATTTTGCGCGTCTTTCCTAAGAAGCAGCGCGTGATTGTGGAAGGGGTGAACCTGCGCATCCGCCACGTGCGGCCCAGCCCGAAGTATCCGCAGGGGGGGCGTATCCAGCAGGAGATGCCCATCCATGTTTCAAACGTAATGCCGCTTGATAGCAACGGGCGGCCCACCCGCGTAGGGCGAAAGTGGGTGGAGGATCCGGCTACAGGCCGAGGGCGCTGGGTGCGCTACGCAAAAACTACGGGCGAAGAGCTGGATCGTTGA
- the rplR gene encoding 50S ribosomal protein L18 translates to MINELKRKKERRARVKRGLKKKIRGTPERPRLCVYRSNKHIYAQVIDDTRGHTLAAASSLEKDIPAGTKMEISREVGRRVAQRALAANVTKVVFDRNAYKYHGRVKALAEGAREGGLQF, encoded by the coding sequence ATGATTAACGAACTAAAACGCAAGAAAGAACGTCGGGCCCGCGTCAAGCGGGGGCTAAAGAAAAAGATTCGCGGGACGCCGGAGCGCCCGCGTCTATGCGTGTATCGGTCGAACAAGCATATTTACGCGCAGGTAATTGATGACACGCGAGGGCACACGCTGGCAGCCGCTTCCAGCCTGGAGAAAGACATACCGGCAGGAACCAAGATGGAGATTAGCCGGGAGGTTGGGCGGCGTGTTGCCCAGCGGGCGCTGGCTGCCAACGTAACCAAAGTGGTATTTGACCGGAACGCCTACAAATATCACGGTCGGGTAAAGGCACTGGCTGAAGGGGCCCGTGAAGGGGGCCTTCAGTTCTGA
- the rplD gene encoding 50S ribosomal protein L4 — protein sequence MELQVYRLDGSETGRTVTLDPTVFEIEPNDHVLWLDVKRIEANRRQGTHKVKNRAENAHSTRKLYRQKGTGYARAGDAKSPIRRGGGTAHGPQPRSYALKVNRKTRRLARRSALSYKAKAEAIRVIEDFTFERPSTRQLVEVLTAQGLAGRKVLILTGTHNPTVYLSSRNLPKVRVLEARNASTRDLLDAQVLLMQESAVEVLNRQLTTAPVAA from the coding sequence ATGGAACTGCAGGTATATCGGCTGGATGGGAGTGAGACTGGCCGTACGGTAACGCTCGATCCAACGGTTTTCGAAATCGAGCCCAACGATCACGTGCTCTGGCTCGACGTCAAACGGATCGAAGCGAACCGGCGGCAAGGGACGCATAAGGTGAAAAATCGCGCGGAAAACGCCCACAGCACGCGCAAGCTGTATCGTCAGAAGGGTACGGGCTATGCTCGTGCGGGCGATGCTAAGTCGCCCATCCGGCGCGGTGGAGGAACCGCACACGGGCCGCAGCCGCGATCCTATGCGCTTAAAGTTAACCGCAAAACCCGGCGGCTGGCCCGCCGCTCTGCCTTAAGCTATAAGGCGAAGGCGGAAGCTATTCGCGTGATTGAAGACTTTACCTTTGAACGGCCCAGTACCCGGCAACTGGTGGAGGTGCTGACTGCGCAGGGGTTGGCAGGACGTAAGGTGTTGATTCTTACAGGTACGCACAACCCCACAGTGTACCTTTCCAGCCGCAATCTGCCTAAAGTGCGCGTGCTGGAGGCGCGCAATGCATCGACGCGCGACCTGCTGGATGCCCAGGTGCTGTTGATGCAGGAAAGCGCTGTTGAGGTGCTGAACCGACAGTTGACTACGGCACCCGTGGCGGCCTAA
- the rplB gene encoding 50S ribosomal protein L2: MPIRKRKPVTPGQRQYSVSTFEEITKDTPEKSLLAPLKKRAGRNNQGRITTRHQGGGHKRRYRIIDFKRDKDGIPARVVSIEYDPNRSARIALLAYADGEKRYIIAPNELKVGQTVMNGPEAPPEPGNCLPLENIPVGSYVHCIEMKPGKGAQIARAAGTYAQVMAREGNYATLRLPSGEIRLIHVKCRATIGTTSNPDHMNIDLGKAGRSRWLGIRPKVRGVAMNPIDHPMGGGEGRHSGGHPRSPWGQPAKGYKTRKRNKPSDKYILRRRNAAK, from the coding sequence ATGCCGATTCGCAAACGGAAACCGGTTACTCCTGGCCAGCGCCAGTATTCGGTTTCTACGTTTGAGGAAATCACCAAGGATACGCCGGAAAAAAGTCTGCTGGCCCCCTTGAAAAAACGGGCCGGCCGTAATAACCAGGGGCGCATTACCACGCGCCATCAAGGCGGTGGCCATAAGCGGCGCTATCGGATTATTGACTTTAAGCGCGATAAAGATGGCATCCCGGCGCGCGTAGTAAGTATTGAGTACGATCCTAACCGTTCGGCGCGCATTGCATTGCTGGCCTATGCCGATGGAGAAAAACGCTACATCATCGCGCCGAATGAGCTCAAGGTCGGGCAGACTGTGATGAATGGACCGGAGGCGCCTCCCGAGCCAGGCAACTGCCTGCCCCTGGAAAACATTCCGGTAGGTTCTTATGTGCACTGCATTGAAATGAAGCCGGGCAAGGGGGCGCAGATTGCGCGGGCGGCCGGCACTTATGCGCAGGTGATGGCGCGCGAGGGCAACTATGCCACGCTGCGCCTGCCGTCCGGTGAAATTCGCTTGATCCATGTGAAGTGTCGGGCAACAATCGGGACGACAAGCAATCCCGACCACATGAACATTGATCTGGGGAAGGCAGGGCGCAGTCGCTGGCTGGGCATTCGGCCCAAGGTGCGGGGAGTTGCCATGAACCCCATTGACCACCCCATGGGCGGCGGAGAAGGACGGCACTCAGGAGGGCATCCCCGTTCGCCTTGGGGGCAGCCGGCCAAAGGGTATAAGACCCGGAAGCGCAACAAACCTTCGGACAAATACATCTTGCGTCGTCGCAACGCGGCAAAGTAA
- the rpsE gene encoding 30S ribosomal protein S5, producing the protein MAQRKNRNRNRRRQRQRAAEEQQWIERLVSVKRVAKVVQGGRRFSFSAVVVVGDGNGLVGSGVGKAREVADAIAKATENAKKNVIRVPIRRGTIPHPVIGRQDAARVLLKPAAPGTGVIAGSGARAVLECAGITDVLCKALGSTNPYNLVAATINALEQLEDPLEVAQRRGVSLQKVFEG; encoded by the coding sequence ATGGCACAACGGAAAAATCGTAATCGGAATCGTCGCCGGCAGCGTCAGCGTGCTGCGGAGGAGCAGCAGTGGATTGAGCGTCTGGTGTCGGTAAAGCGGGTGGCCAAGGTGGTGCAGGGAGGACGGCGTTTTTCCTTTAGCGCCGTTGTTGTAGTAGGTGATGGCAATGGGTTGGTGGGATCAGGAGTGGGGAAGGCCCGTGAAGTGGCAGATGCCATAGCTAAGGCCACCGAGAATGCCAAGAAGAATGTAATTCGGGTGCCGATTCGGCGGGGTACGATTCCGCATCCAGTGATTGGACGGCAGGATGCAGCCCGCGTGTTGCTCAAGCCGGCTGCGCCGGGTACGGGCGTGATTGCTGGAAGTGGGGCGCGGGCGGTGTTGGAGTGTGCGGGCATCACCGACGTGCTCTGCAAGGCGTTGGGATCGACGAATCCCTATAACCTGGTGGCGGCGACGATCAACGCCCTGGAGCAACTTGAAGACCCGCTGGAGGTAGCGCAGCGCCGGGGCGTCTCGCTGCAGAAGGTGTTTGAAGGGTAA
- the rplP gene encoding 50S ribosomal protein L16, whose product MLMPRRTKYRKQQKGRIRGLASRGTQIEFGDFGIKALEPARITSRQIEAARVAITRKLKRTGKVYIRIFPDKPVTKKPAEVRMGKGKGSVEYWVAVVQPGRILFEVGGVSEELAREALRLASHKLPIKTKFVMRPDYVAASQGR is encoded by the coding sequence ATGTTAATGCCTCGACGCACCAAGTACCGCAAGCAACAGAAAGGCCGGATTCGCGGCCTGGCGTCGCGCGGTACGCAAATAGAATTTGGAGATTTCGGGATCAAAGCCCTGGAACCGGCGCGTATAACGTCCCGGCAAATCGAGGCGGCCCGCGTGGCCATTACCCGCAAGCTGAAGCGCACGGGTAAGGTCTACATTCGCATTTTCCCCGATAAACCCGTAACCAAAAAACCGGCTGAAGTGCGCATGGGGAAAGGGAAGGGTTCGGTCGAGTACTGGGTTGCGGTGGTGCAACCGGGGCGCATTCTCTTTGAAGTGGGAGGAGTGTCTGAGGAGCTGGCGCGTGAAGCGCTTCGGTTAGCCTCCCATAAGCTGCCTATTAAAACCAAGTTTGTCATGCGGCCCGATTATGTGGCCGCCTCGCAGGGACGCTAA
- the rpsQ gene encoding 30S ribosomal protein S17, with the protein MANEQQTQKPQRGRRKERIGVVVSNKMDKTITVAVERLVKHPLYGKYIKRTTKLMAHDENNEANEGDVVRIMETRPLSKRKRWRLVEIIERAK; encoded by the coding sequence ATGGCGAACGAACAGCAGACGCAGAAACCTCAGCGTGGACGCCGGAAAGAGCGGATCGGCGTCGTTGTCAGCAATAAAATGGATAAGACCATTACTGTCGCCGTTGAGCGACTGGTTAAACATCCGCTCTACGGAAAGTATATCAAGCGTACCACGAAGTTGATGGCCCATGACGAGAACAACGAGGCCAATGAGGGCGACGTTGTCCGCATCATGGAGACGCGCCCGCTTTCAAAGCGTAAACGTTGGCGCCTCGTTGAAATTATCGAACGGGCCAAGTAA
- the tuf gene encoding elongation factor Tu, whose product MAKEVFQRTKPHVNIGTIGHVDHGKTTLTAAITQVLSKRVSDPVNQPRTFDSIDNAPEERERGITIATAHVEYATEKRHYAHVDCPGHADYVKNMITGAAQMDGAILVVAATDGPMPQTREHILLARQVGVPYIVVFLNKVDLVDDEELLELVEMEVRELLSQYEFPGDEVPVIRGSALLALQGEPEWEDRIMELMEAVDEYIPTPVREKDKPFLMPIEDVFSITGRGTVVTGRIERGVVKVGDSVEIIGLREDKLTSVVTGVEMFRKQLDQGEAGDNVGLLLRGIGKDDVERGMVVCAPGSVTPHREFECEVYVLSKEEGGRHTPFFNGYRPQFYFRTTDVTGDISLPEGVEMVMPGDNARFRVKLIYPVAMEEGLRFAIREGGRTVGAGVVTKILD is encoded by the coding sequence ATGGCGAAGGAGGTATTTCAGCGGACGAAGCCGCATGTGAACATAGGGACGATAGGTCATGTGGATCATGGGAAGACGACGTTGACGGCGGCCATTACGCAGGTGTTGTCGAAGCGGGTGTCGGATCCGGTGAATCAGCCGCGGACGTTTGATTCGATAGACAATGCGCCGGAGGAGCGGGAGCGAGGGATTACGATAGCGACGGCGCATGTGGAGTATGCGACGGAGAAGCGGCACTATGCGCATGTGGATTGTCCGGGTCATGCGGATTATGTGAAGAACATGATTACGGGAGCGGCCCAGATGGACGGGGCGATTTTGGTGGTGGCGGCGACGGATGGTCCGATGCCTCAGACGCGGGAGCACATTTTGTTGGCGCGTCAGGTTGGGGTTCCGTACATTGTGGTGTTTTTGAACAAGGTGGATTTGGTGGATGATGAGGAGTTGTTGGAGTTGGTGGAGATGGAGGTACGGGAGTTGTTGAGTCAGTATGAGTTTCCTGGGGATGAGGTGCCGGTGATTCGGGGGAGTGCGTTGTTGGCGTTGCAGGGGGAGCCGGAGTGGGAGGATCGGATTATGGAGTTGATGGAGGCGGTGGATGAGTACATTCCGACGCCGGTACGGGAGAAGGACAAGCCGTTTTTGATGCCGATAGAGGATGTGTTTTCGATTACGGGTCGTGGGACGGTGGTGACGGGTCGGATTGAGCGGGGTGTGGTGAAGGTGGGGGATTCGGTGGAGATTATTGGGTTGCGGGAGGACAAGTTGACGTCGGTGGTGACGGGGGTGGAGATGTTTCGGAAGCAGTTGGATCAGGGGGAGGCGGGTGACAATGTGGGGTTGTTGTTGCGGGGTATTGGGAAGGATGATGTGGAGCGAGGGATGGTGGTGTGTGCGCCGGGTAGTGTGACGCCGCATCGGGAGTTTGAGTGTGAGGTGTACGTGTTGTCGAAGGAGGAGGGGGGTCGTCACACGCCGTTTTTCAACGGGTATCGGCCGCAGTTTTATTTTCGGACGACGGATGTGACGGGGGATATTAGTTTGCCGGAGGGGGTGGAGATGGTGATGCCGGGGGACAATGCGCGGTTTCGGGTGAAGTTGATTTATCCGGTGGCGATGGAGGAGGGGTTGCGTTTTGCGATTCGCGAGGGGGGGCGGACGGTCGGTGCCGGCGTCGTCACGAAAATCCTCGACTGA
- the rpsH gene encoding 30S ribosomal protein S8: MSGITDPIADYLTRLRNAQMARKVYVDIPASKLKRAITQILVDKGYVQRYLDIDDGKQGLLRIYLKYDRNGNPAIRELKRVSKPGRRQYVGADALPRVRNGLGIAIISTSQGVMTDKEARKLHIGGEVLAYVF; the protein is encoded by the coding sequence ATGAGTGGGATTACGGATCCGATTGCTGACTACCTGACCCGTCTGCGCAATGCGCAGATGGCGCGGAAGGTCTATGTGGACATTCCCGCTTCCAAGCTGAAGCGGGCGATTACGCAGATTCTCGTGGATAAAGGATATGTGCAGCGGTACCTGGACATTGATGATGGTAAGCAGGGACTGCTGCGTATCTACCTGAAATACGACCGCAATGGTAATCCGGCGATTCGGGAGCTGAAGCGCGTCTCCAAGCCGGGGCGGCGTCAGTACGTAGGAGCGGACGCGTTGCCCCGGGTACGTAATGGGCTGGGTATTGCCATTATTTCAACTTCCCAGGGGGTTATGACCGACAAGGAGGCGCGTAAGCTGCACATTGGGGGCGAGGTCCTGGCTTACGTGTTCTGA
- the rpsN gene encoding 30S ribosomal protein S14, giving the protein MAKKCWMAREKKRRELVAKYAEKRRQLKEAGDWIGLQKLPRNSSPVRLRNRCPLTGRARGYLRKFGVSRIVFREMALEGKIPGVRKASW; this is encoded by the coding sequence ATGGCAAAGAAGTGCTGGATGGCACGCGAGAAGAAGCGACGCGAGCTGGTTGCAAAGTACGCGGAAAAGCGGCGGCAACTTAAAGAGGCGGGTGATTGGATTGGACTCCAGAAACTTCCGCGGAATTCCAGTCCGGTCCGGTTGCGTAACCGGTGTCCCCTGACCGGACGGGCGCGGGGCTACCTGCGGAAGTTCGGGGTCTCGCGCATTGTCTTTCGTGAAATGGCCTTGGAAGGGAAGATTCCCGGGGTTCGCAAGGCAAGCTGGTAA
- the rplC gene encoding 50S ribosomal protein L3 has product MSGMLGRKIGMTQVFDEAGNCIPCTIIQAEPNAVVQVKTAEGKDGYDAVQLGYGERKLKRTTKAMLGHFQKAGVSPKRVLREFKNFVLDVKPGDEVRLEQLFEEGELIDVVGISKGRGFQGVVKRHGFAGVGTRTHGQHNRERAPGSIGASSFPSHVFKGMRMAGRMGNQRVKVKNLEVIRIFPEHHLILVKGAVPGPRNGIVELHKKVQ; this is encoded by the coding sequence ATGAGTGGAATGCTTGGAAGAAAAATTGGGATGACCCAGGTCTTTGACGAGGCCGGGAATTGCATTCCCTGCACCATTATTCAAGCAGAACCCAATGCCGTGGTGCAGGTGAAAACGGCCGAAGGCAAAGACGGGTACGATGCCGTGCAGTTGGGCTACGGCGAGCGTAAGCTCAAGCGCACCACAAAGGCGATGCTCGGCCATTTTCAGAAGGCCGGCGTTTCGCCCAAACGGGTGCTCCGCGAGTTTAAAAACTTTGTGCTGGACGTAAAGCCCGGCGACGAGGTGCGCCTCGAGCAGCTCTTTGAGGAAGGCGAGCTGATTGATGTCGTGGGCATCTCGAAAGGCCGGGGATTTCAGGGCGTAGTCAAACGGCACGGCTTTGCCGGAGTAGGGACCCGCACGCACGGCCAGCACAACCGGGAACGGGCGCCTGGATCGATCGGAGCCTCTTCGTTCCCGTCGCACGTGTTCAAAGGAATGCGTATGGCCGGGCGCATGGGCAACCAGCGGGTCAAGGTGAAAAACCTGGAGGTGATTCGGATTTTTCCGGAGCACCATCTGATTCTGGTCAAGGGAGCTGTTCCGGGCCCGCGCAACGGCATCGTTGAGTTGCACAAGAAGGTCCAGTAG
- the rpsC gene encoding 30S ribosomal protein S3, with the protein MGQKTHPIGFRLGVIRGWFSSWYAEKDLPEKLIEDEEIRRYLHARLKRAGLSRVVIERTPKRVILTLHTSRPGVVIGRGGQEVEKLREELQKLTGKEIQINISEIKRPELDASLVAQNIAQQLEGRVSFRRAMKQAITAAMRMGAQGIRIKVSGRLGGAEMSRTEQYLEGRVPLHTLRANIDYAQATAYTIYGTIGVKVWIFLGEIIGKPDLSPNALIQRQQQALEQPERRRRRRARRAGRRAAAEEER; encoded by the coding sequence ATGGGGCAGAAGACACACCCAATAGGATTTCGCCTGGGCGTCATTCGCGGCTGGTTTTCCAGTTGGTACGCCGAGAAGGACCTGCCAGAAAAGCTGATTGAAGATGAAGAAATTCGGCGTTACCTGCACGCGCGGTTGAAGCGGGCAGGGTTAAGCCGGGTCGTGATTGAGCGTACTCCGAAGCGCGTGATTCTGACGCTGCACACCAGCCGACCGGGCGTGGTGATTGGCCGCGGTGGTCAGGAAGTGGAGAAGCTCCGGGAGGAGTTGCAGAAGCTGACGGGTAAAGAGATTCAGATTAATATCAGTGAAATCAAGCGGCCAGAGCTGGATGCCAGCCTGGTAGCCCAGAACATTGCGCAGCAGTTGGAGGGTCGCGTTTCATTCCGTCGCGCAATGAAACAGGCCATTACGGCGGCCATGCGCATGGGCGCCCAGGGAATCCGCATCAAGGTGTCCGGGCGGCTCGGCGGTGCGGAAATGAGCCGCACCGAACAATACCTAGAAGGCCGCGTGCCGCTGCACACGCTCCGGGCCAACATTGACTATGCCCAGGCCACGGCCTACACGATCTATGGCACGATCGGGGTAAAGGTCTGGATCTTTCTGGGTGAGATTATCGGCAAGCCGGATTTGAGTCCGAATGCCCTGATTCAGCGGCAGCAGCAGGCCCTTGAACAGCCGGAGCGGCGGCGTCGGCGTCGGGCGCGCCGCGCTGGCCGACGCGCGGCTGCCGAAGAAGAGCGTTAA
- the rplW gene encoding 50S ribosomal protein L23, whose amino-acid sequence MSKHPILIRPLVTEKLSQQMEEGRYAFIVAKDANKIEIRKAVEEMYPGVKVKKVRTMIMPGKRRRQFTRRGVAEGRTSAYKKAIVTLTPDSPRIDFFENV is encoded by the coding sequence ATGAGCAAGCATCCGATTCTAATTCGCCCGCTGGTGACGGAGAAGCTTTCGCAGCAGATGGAAGAGGGGCGATATGCCTTTATCGTTGCCAAGGACGCCAACAAGATAGAGATACGGAAAGCCGTCGAGGAGATGTATCCGGGCGTCAAAGTCAAGAAGGTGCGCACGATGATCATGCCAGGTAAGCGTCGCCGGCAATTTACGCGCCGGGGCGTGGCCGAAGGGCGCACCAGCGCTTACAAGAAGGCGATCGTGACGCTGACGCCCGACAGTCCTCGCATCGACTTCTTCGAGAACGTGTGA
- the rplF gene encoding 50S ribosomal protein L6, with amino-acid sequence MSRIGKQPIHLPDGVRVEVAPNNVVTVTGPKGTLTLQVDPDITVEVQDKTVRVLRPTDQKRHRALHGLYRALIQNMVTGVTQGYRKELEIIGIGFRASMSGNLLELALGYSHPIYFVPPEGIKISVRSERGSNPIVIVEGIDKQLVGQVAAKIRSLRPPEPYKGKGIRYVGEYVRRKAGKTAGR; translated from the coding sequence ATGTCGCGGATAGGGAAACAGCCGATCCATCTGCCCGACGGCGTGCGCGTCGAAGTGGCACCGAACAATGTCGTTACCGTGACGGGCCCTAAAGGGACGCTCACGCTGCAGGTGGATCCGGACATTACCGTAGAAGTCCAGGACAAGACGGTCCGTGTGCTGCGGCCGACCGATCAGAAGCGGCATCGGGCATTGCACGGGCTTTACCGCGCGTTAATTCAAAATATGGTAACGGGGGTTACCCAGGGATACCGTAAAGAGCTGGAAATTATTGGCATCGGCTTTCGGGCGTCGATGTCCGGCAACTTGCTGGAGCTTGCCCTGGGCTACTCGCACCCGATCTACTTTGTCCCGCCGGAAGGAATTAAAATTTCGGTGCGGAGTGAGCGTGGGAGCAATCCGATTGTAATTGTCGAGGGCATTGACAAGCAGCTTGTGGGGCAGGTAGCGGCCAAGATCCGCTCGCTGCGGCCGCCGGAGCCGTACAAGGGCAAAGGCATCCGCTATGTGGGCGAGTACGTGCGGCGCAAGGCGGGCAAGACGGCAGGCCGCTAA
- the rpsS gene encoding 30S ribosomal protein S19: MARSLKKGPYVHYKLLKKVEELNRTGQKKVIKTWSRASMIIPEFVGHTFAVHNGRQFIPVYITENMVGHRLGEFAPTRTFRGHAGEKKDKRGRR, from the coding sequence ATGGCGCGTTCGTTAAAGAAAGGACCGTATGTCCACTATAAGCTGCTCAAGAAGGTTGAAGAACTCAACCGGACCGGCCAGAAGAAGGTCATCAAGACCTGGAGCCGGGCTTCGATGATTATTCCTGAGTTTGTCGGCCATACGTTTGCGGTGCATAATGGCCGACAGTTTATACCGGTTTATATCACCGAAAACATGGTCGGGCACCGGTTGGGGGAGTTTGCACCGACGCGGACTTTCCGGGGACATGCGGGCGAGAAAAAGGATAAGCGTGGCCGTCGATAA
- the rplV gene encoding 50S ribosomal protein L22: MEARAINKYIRSSPRKMRVVVNAVRGKRVAEALAILRHLPHRAARPIEKTIRSAVYNLIEKNPEERIDEANLVIRDIRVDEGPRLKRWRAAPRGRAVPIRRRMSHLTVVVATTEPEGEA, encoded by the coding sequence ATGGAAGCCAGAGCGATCAATAAATATATCCGGAGTTCGCCGCGTAAAATGCGCGTGGTGGTCAATGCCGTTCGGGGCAAGCGGGTGGCCGAAGCGCTGGCTATTTTGCGCCACCTGCCCCATCGGGCGGCGCGCCCTATTGAAAAAACGATCCGCTCGGCCGTCTATAATCTGATCGAAAAAAATCCGGAGGAGCGGATCGATGAGGCCAACCTGGTCATCCGCGATATCCGCGTAGATGAAGGGCCGCGGCTCAAACGCTGGCGGGCAGCGCCTCGCGGGCGTGCCGTGCCGATTCGGCGACGGATGAGCCACCTGACGGTTGTCGTGGCCACAACGGAGCCTGAGGGCGAAGCATAA
- the rpsJ gene encoding 30S ribosomal protein S10: MASQKIRIKLKSYDHTLIDRSAEKIIRTVKATGAVVSGPIPLPTERTVITVLRSPHIDKESREQFEIRRHKRLIDILSTSSKTVDALMKLELPSGVDVEIKV; this comes from the coding sequence ATGGCCAGCCAGAAAATTCGCATCAAGCTGAAATCGTACGATCACACGCTGATCGACAGGAGTGCGGAGAAGATCATCCGCACGGTAAAGGCGACCGGTGCGGTGGTCAGCGGTCCGATACCGCTGCCTACAGAACGCACGGTCATCACGGTGCTGCGGAGCCCGCACATTGACAAAGAGAGCCGCGAGCAGTTTGAAATTCGGCGGCATAAGCGGCTCATCGACATCCTGTCGACCAGCAGCAAGACGGTCGACGCCCTGATGAAGCTGGAGTTGCCCAGTGGCGTCGACGTAGAAATTAAAGTGTAA